A window from Kluyveromyces lactis strain NRRL Y-1140 chromosome E complete sequence encodes these proteins:
- the RSC8 gene encoding Rsc8p (similar to uniprot|P43609 Saccharomyces cerevisiae YFR037C RSC8 One of 15 subunits of the 'Remodel the Structure of Chromatin' (RSC) complex essential for viability and mitotic growth homolog of SWI/SNF subunit Swi3p but unlike Swi3p does not activate transcription of reporters), with amino-acid sequence MSVEPPADVKTGSPADVMGSGPIFPHLQQQQQQIVIENSKIDYDAEAKKLEDKASRFLAKQTHPVIIPSFAAWFDFDDIHELERRALPSFFNESSRFKTPKAYKDVRNFMINTYRLSPYEYLTVTAIRRNIAMDVASVLKIHQFLEKWGLINYQIDPRSKPSLVGPSFTGHFQVVLDTPQGLKPFVPPEVTEAETTPVGSTPAVADDAANATAESADDNKEEKKLEFKRPEPFPVNLSLRKNVYDTIHDFNALRQLNLQARQINKQYVCFSCGNDATTIRYHNLRSKNVNICSRCFQEGHFGANFHSSDFIKLTENSTVSNSSWTDQELLLLLEGLEMYEDKWDKIVDHVGGTKTLEMCIEKFLSLPIEDKYINEILPTQGSVKHNREKPIRTTDAIDATIKSLLDGLNDKVLHEDVPKSAERISKKYIEESQVVVQDLVENTLDKLDFKFQKLDQLEKSMKAEREIYLKETERLVNERLKLTKQIKDINSHLAELQITKRIVLSSDQKSETDISLMEKADVEGETELKKNDEIDIQSISKSEPQLYTKWSL; translated from the coding sequence ATGAGTGTTGAACCACCAGCTGATGTCAAGACTGGGTCTCCAGCGGATGTGATGGGATCAGGCCCTATTTTTCCACATttgcaacaacaacaacaacaaataGTGATCGAAAATTCGAAGATCGATTACGATGCCGAGGCAAAGAAGTTAGAGGACAAAGCCAGCAGGTTTTTGGCAAAACAGACGCACCCTGTTATCATTCCTTCATTTGCTGCCtggtttgattttgatgatatccatgaattggaaagaagagCGTTGCCAAGTTTTTTCAACGAATCGTCTCGTTTCAAGACTCCAAAGGCGTATAAGGATGTTAGGAATTTTATGATAAACACATATAGGTTGTCTCCTTATGAATACTTGACAGTGACTGCCatcagaagaaatattGCTATGGATGTGGCAtctgttttgaaaattcATCAGTTTTTGGAGAAATGGGGTCTAATTAATTATCAAATAGATCCAAGATCTAAACCATCACTTGTTGGTCCTAGTTTTACCGGTCATTTCCAGGTGGTACTTGATACACCTCAAGGTTTGAAACCGTTCGTACCACCAGAGGTTACTGAGGCCGAAACGACTCCCGTAGGATCAACGCCTGCAGTAGCAGATGATGCTGCGAATGCCACAGCGGAGTCTGCAGATGATaacaaagaggaaaagaaattggaattcAAACGTCCAGAGCCATTCCCAGTCAATCTTTCtttaagaaaaaatgtCTATGATACAATCCATGACTTCAATGCTTTACGTCAACTCAATTTACAAGCAAGGCAAATCAATAAACAATACGTATGCTTCAGTTGTGGTAACGATGCCACTACAATTCGCTACCATAATCTAAGATCCAAAAATGTCAACATCTGTTCGCGCTGCTTCCAAGAAGGTCACTTCGGTGCGAATTTTCACTCATCAGATTTTATCAAGTTGACCGAAAACAGTACGGTAAGCAACAGTTCCTGGACCGACCAAGAgcttttattattattagaaGGTTTAGAAATGTATGAAGACAAATGGGACAAGATTGTAGATCATGTTGGTGGAACGAAGACGCTAGAGATGtgtattgaaaaattcttAAGCTTACCTATTGAAGAcaaatatatcaatgaaatattacCTACTCAAGGCTCTGTAAAGCACAATCGTGAGAAGCCTATAAGGACTACAGATGCAATTGATGCAACTATAAAATCGCTACTTGATGGACTAAACGATAAAGTGTTACATGAAGACGTTCCGAAATCTGCAGAAAGGATCTCAAAAAAGTACATAGAAGAATCGCAAGTTGTTGTACAAGACCTTGTCGAAAACACATTGGATAAGCtggatttcaaattccagAAACTTGATCAGCTAGAAAAATCCATGAAGGctgaaagagaaatttaTCTCAAGGAGACAGAGAGGTTGGTAAATGAAAGATTAAAGCTGACCAAACAAATAAAAGACATAAACTCGCACTTAGCTGAACTACAGATCACTAAGAGAATTGTATTATCATCAGACCAGAAGAGTGAAACTGATATCTCCCTAATGGAGAAAGCAGATGTCGAAGGTGAGACCGagttaaagaagaatgatGAAATCGACATTCAAAGTATTTCTAAATCTGAACCTCAGTTATATACCAAATGGTCCCTATAA
- the PEX7 gene encoding Pex7p (similar to uniprot|P39108 Saccharomyces cerevisiae YDR142C PEX7 May serve as intraperoxisomal receptor for type 2 peroxisomal proteins (such as thiolase) Member of beta-transducin-related (WD-40) protein family), whose amino-acid sequence MLKYHMKGYSGYGVAYSPFYDNKLAVASGSNFGLVGNGKLIILDIMPNGQLVESNSFLTQDGLFDLAWNESHENQCLVAQGDGSLRLFDIKLKDYPIAIYKEHQREVFSCNWNMIQKQMFVSSSWDGKVKLWSLMRPQSLMTMSPNDTNAASTLSRTSAVAPVRVPMSNQKEHQHADGNKECIYQATFSPHDPNLVLCSSGNSFISLYDLRVPNNGLPQHQFLGHGGFEALTCDFNKYRPHIIATGGVDKMIKVWDLRMCRKMLSQGHQPININEIQGHELAVRKVTWSPHHSNMLLSTSYDMTCRVWTDLSDDGHGLTGKTNSIDPAHGCRFIFMEHSEFVFGADWSLWGTPGFVASTGWDGQVCIWNGIR is encoded by the coding sequence ATGTTAAAGTATCATATGAAAGGCTATAGTGGTTACGGTGTAGCTTACTCACCTTTCTACGATAACAAACTTGCGGTTGCTTCAGGTTCTAACTTTGGTTTGGTTGGTAATGGAAAACTAATAATTTTAGACATAATGCCAAATGGTCAGTTAGTAGAGTCTAATTCTTTCCTAACTCAAGATGGGCTTTTCGACTTGGCATGGAATGAATCTCATGAGAACCAGTGCCTTGTTGCTCAAGGCGATGGTTCTTTGAGGTTATTCGATATTAAATTGAAGGACTATCCAATAGCCATATATAAGGAACACCAACGTGAAGTATTCAGCTGCAATTGGAATATGATACAAAAGCAGATGTTTGTCAGCAGTTCTTGGGATGGAAAAGTGAAGCTATGGTCTTTGATGAGACCTCAAAGTTTGATGACTATGAGTCCGAACGACACTAATGCTGCTTCAACTCTCAGTAGAACCTCCGCTGTTGCGCCGGTACGTGTACCAATGTCCAATCAGAAAGAGCACCAGCACGCTGatggaaacaaagaatGTATCTACCAGGCTACCTTTTCTCCGCATGATCCAAACCTAGTCTTATGTTCTTCTGgaaattcattcatttcGCTTTACGATCTAAGGGTGCCTAATAATGGGTTACCGCAacatcaatttcttggcCATGGGGGATTTGAAGCCTTGACCTGTGATTTTAACAAATATAGACCTCATATAATTGCTACGGGTGGAGTGGATAAGATGATAAAAGTATGGGATTTGAGAATGTGCAGAAAAATGCTGTCACAAGGACATCAACCAATCAACATTAATGAAATTCAAGGCCATGAATTAGCCGTTAGAAAAGTGACATGGTCACCTCATCATAGTAACATGTTACTTTCAACATCATATGATATGACGTGCAGAGTTTGGACAGATCTAAGTGATGATGGTCATGGGCTGACCGGGAAAACGAATAGCATTGATCCAGCCCATGGTTGTAGATTCATATTTATGGAGCATTCCGAGTTCGTTTTTGGAGCAGATTGGAGTTTATGGGGTACGCCAGGCTTTGTTGCTTCGACTGGCTGGGATGGTCAAGTTTGCATTTGGAATGGCATAAGATAG
- the BCY1 gene encoding cAMP-dependent protein kinase regulatory subunit BCY1 (similar to uniprot|P07278 YIL033C Saccharomyces cerevisiae BCY1 Regulatory subunit of the cyclic AMP-dependent protein kinase (PKA)), with protein MATYQTELDLFKNEVEQKQPNDFLQFAANYFTKRLEQQRTFVRNQESLALSKGIVLFPSTSKHDSVAASSASLSHGSSKANASQSGISSSGVDEDVLFKSPFVDRGPHSTHIVDHLDSTHSNTTASPAKASGGDAPGIFKGNFNVGTESQRKVNSSVDPMAPEPTATTHSFPRRSVVNPKPLPINFNAQRRTSVSGETLQPDHLDDWKPENFQEKSPEQVSRLEKAVGKNFLFNKLDSDSKKLVINSLEEKSIPQGKEIIKQGDEGDYFYIVEDGTVEFYVNNQKVNTSGPGSSFGELALMYNSPRAATVIASTDCILWALDRLTFRRILLGGSFKKRILYDDLLKNIPILKSLSTYDRAKLADALDTEYYEAGQTIIKEGDTGENFYFIEYGEADVSQEGKGVITKLGKGDYFGEVALLNDLPRQATVTATARTKVATLGKSGFQRLLGPVVDVLKLNDPTRSKH; from the coding sequence ATGGCAACATATCAAACAGAGCttgatttgttcaagaacGAAGTCGAGCAGAAACAACCTAATGATTTTTTGCAGTTTGCTGCGAACTATTTTACCAAGAGGCTTGAACAACAGCGTACTTTTGTGAGGAATCAGGAGTCTTTGGCTTTAAGTAAAGGGATAGTGTTATTTCCTAGCACTTCGAAGCATGATTCAGTAGCAGCTTCTTCTGCCTCTTTATCACATGGAAGCAGCAAAGCCAATGCTTCACAGTCAGGTATAAGTTCAAGCGGTgtcgatgaagatgttttGTTTAAATCACCTTTTGTTGACCGTGGCCCACATTCTACACATATTGTTGACCACTTGGACTCAACTCATTCTAACACAACTGCATCTCCTGCAAAAGCAAGTGGCGGTGATGCTCCAGGTATATTCAAGGGTAACTTCAACGTTGGCACGGAATCTCAACGCAAAGTCAACTCATCAGTGGATCCCATGGCCCCAGAACCAACAGCCACGACCCACAGCTTTCCAAGAAGATCCGTGGTGAACCCTAAACCTTTGCCAATCAACTTCAACGCTCAAAGACGTACTTCAGTAAGTGGAGAAACGTTGCAACCAGATCATTTGGATGACTGGAAACCAGAAAACTTCCAAGAGAAATCCCCTGAACAAGTTAGTAGGTTAGAGAAAGCTGTGGGTAAGaacttcttgttcaataaACTAGACTctgattcaaagaagctCGTTATCAACTCGttggaagaaaaatcaattcCTCAAGgtaaagaaatcatcaagCAAGGTGATGAAGGTGATTATTTCTACATTGTAGAAGACGGTACTGTGGAATTTTACGTTAATAATCAAAAGGTCAATACCTCTGGACCAGGTTCCTCATTTGGTGAATTGGCATTGATGTACAACAGTCCAAGAGCAGCTACAGTTATTGCTTCCACAGACTGTATACTATGGGCTTTAGATAGGTTAACGTTCAGGAGAATTCTACTGGGAGgatctttcaagaagagaatCTTGTATGACGAcctattgaagaatatcCCTATTCTAAAGTCTTTGTCGACTTATGACCGTGCCAAGCTAGCTGATGCATTAGATACAGAATACTATGAAGCAGGTCAAACAATAATCAAAGAAGGTGATACCGGTGAAAATTTCTACTTCATCGAATACGGTGAAGCTGACGTCTCACAAGAAGGCAAAGGTGTCATAACAAAGCTTGGCAAGGGTGATTACTTCGGTGAAGTAGCTCTCTTGAATGACTTACCAAGACAAGCGACTGTGACTGCCACTGCTAGAACTAAGGTTGCAACATTAGGTAAGAGTGGTTTCCAAAGGTTATTGGGACCTGTTGTGGATGTTTTGAAACTTAATGACCCCACTAGATCGAAACATTAA
- the IRC5 gene encoding putative ATPase (similar to uniprot|P43610 Saccharomyces cerevisiae YFR038W Hypothetical ORF), with translation MAMDIIQMMKRGSGARAKPVASYKEKSENDLTADVYLDSDSDTDVKDTTDEPIWLDGKGPDEDDDTLLDSDDSDGSDEELDGLIDEKSAGRKASSEDAAKNEDSDENFENDSHTISLKIKKLQEFVQQSQVYSSIIADTLLERAGQNDEDETPQKKKQKKEAIQTLMKRDEPKDEGSPSTSLSSSFMQPSFLKNCQLKPYQKEGLNWLITLYENGLNGILADEMGLGKTIQSIALLAFIYEMDTKGPFLIAAPLSTVENWMNEFARFAPDIPVLKYYNSEGQAARHAMMGKFFKNNKGEGVIITSYEIIIRDIELILSYQWKFLIVDEGHRLKNINCKLIRELKRINTSNRLLLTGTPLQNNLGELWSLLNFILPNIFSDFEIFNKWFDFSDLNLESSSEKLTKIINDELEKNLISNLHTILKPFLLRRLKKNVLAGSLPPKREYIITCPVTPLQKKYYKQALKGNLKQTIQKQAIKDFFTLNAEYIGTVSNKSIRDFIEWKLSADSQDIPNDNIGKMEKLYDMHIHKELLNKRLQNMMIQLRQIVNSTYLFYFPLLEPTDLTLENLLKTSGKLQVLQKLVPELIKKKHKVLIFSQFVSMLDLIEDWSELNNFISCRIDGSMQNNSRKEQIEEFSKKGSKANLFLLSTRAAGLGINLTAADSVIIFDSDWNPQVDLQAMDRAHRIGQTKPVIVYRLYCDNTIENVIMTRAVNKRKLEKLVIQMGKFNTLKKLAFNEQTFLKMNGSSLATTTKQSANKELVKELSQLLISNETNQGQADTSKIENSDDILEESEMKELLDRSPPAYIPHETQFNHIRLFETTTGFDN, from the coding sequence ATGGCTATGGACATTATACAGATGATGAAGCGTGGTTCTGGTGCCCGTGCGAAACCAGTGGCTTCATACAAAGAGAAATCAGAGAACGATTTGACGGCTGACGTATATTTGGACAGTGACTCCGACACCGACGTCAAAGATACCACCGATGAACCTATCTGGTTGGATGGTAAGGGGCcggatgaagatgatgatacGCTTTTGGACTctgatgattctgatgGTTCTGATGAGGAGTTAGATGGTTTAATAGATGAGAAGAGTGCCGGTAGGAAGGCTTCATCTGAAGATGCCGctaaaaatgaagataGCGATGAGAACTTTGAGAACGATTCACATACTATTAGTTTGAAAATTAAAAAGTTACAAGAGTTTGTCCAGCAAAGTCAAGTGTACTCTAGTATTATTGCCGATACTTTACTTGAACGTGCTGGTCAAAATGATGAGGACGAAACTCcgcagaagaagaaacagaaaaaagAGGCTATTCAAACCCTCATGAAGAGAGATGAACCAAAAGATGAAGGTTCACCGTCAACATCACTGTCTTCGTCCTTTATGCAACCGTCATTTCTTAAAAACTGCCAATTGAAACCATACCAAAAAGAAGGTTTGAATTGGTTGATCACGTTATATGAGAATGGGTTAAATGGGATTCTTGCCGATGAGATGGGTTTGGGTAAAACCATCCAATCAATAGCTCTATTAGCATTCATTTATGAGATGGACACAAAGGGTCCCTTTCTCATTGCAGCACCATTGAGTACAGTTGAAAACTGGATGAATGAATTTGCAAGGTTCGCTCCAGATATTCCTgtattgaaatattataaTAGCGAAGGGCAAGCTGCAAGACATGCAATGATGGggaaatttttcaaaaacaataaGGGTGAAGGGGTTATCATAACATCTTatgaaattatcattagagatattgaattgattCTCTCATATCAGTGGAAATTTTTGATCGTGGATGAGGGACATCgattgaagaatattaaCTGTAAACTAATCCgtgaattgaaaaggataaatACTTCAAATAGACTATTACTCACCGGTACTCCATTGCAAAACAACCTTGGGGAGTTATGGtcattattgaatttcatATTGCCGAATATCTTTTCCGATTTCGAGatcttcaacaaatggTTTGACTTCTCTGACTTGAACCTTGAGAGCTCTTCAGAGAAACTCACGAAGATCATCAACGATGAACTAGAGAAGAATTTAATTTCAAACCTTCACACAATATTGAAACCATTCTTATTAAGaagattgaagaagaatgtTTTGGCTGGATCTCTTCCTCCAAAGAGAGAATATATCATCACATGTCCTGTGACCCCATTACAGAAGAAATATTACAAACAAGCCTTGAAGGGTAATTTAAAACAGACCATTCAAAAGCAGGCTATCAAGGACTTTTTCACCTTAAATGCTGAATATATCGGTACGGTTTCCAATAAAAGTATAAGAGATTTCATCGAATGGAAATTAAGTGCAGATTCACAGGATATACCCAACGATAACATCGGCAAGATGGAAAAGTTATACGACATGCACATTCACAAAGAATTGCTCAACAAGAGATTACAAAATATGATGATTCAATTACGGCAAATCGTGAACTCCACttatttgttttatttCCCCCTCTTGGAGCCAACAGACCTTACGTTAGAGAAtctattgaaaacttcTGGAAAATTGCAAGTCTTACAGAAATTGGTACCTGAGCttatcaagaagaaacacAAGGTGCTCATATTTTCCCAATTTGTATCGATGCTTGATTTGATCGAAGATTGGAGTGAATTAAACAATTTCATATCGTGCAGAATTGACGGGTCCATGCAAAACAATTCTCGTAAAGAGCAAATAGAAGAGTTCAGCAAGAAGGGATCAAAGGCGAATCTATTCCTACTATCCACTAGGGCTGCAGGTCTCGGTATCAATCTTACTGCTGCAGATTCTGTCATAATTTTTGACAGTGACTGGAACCCACAAGTTGATCTCCAAGCGATGGACAGGGCACATAGAATAGGCCAAACAAAACCAGTCATTGTATACCGTCTATACTGTGACAACACAATTGAAAACGTTATCATGACAAGAGCTGTcaacaaaaggaaattggAAAAGCTTGTCATTCAAATGGGTAAGTTTAATACGTTGAAAAAACTAGCCTTTAACGAACAAACATTCCTAAAGATGAACGGATCATCTCTAGCCACAACTACGAAGCAAAGTGCCAATAAAGAATTGGTTAAAGAACTCTCACAACTCTTGATAAGCAACGAAACAAACCAGGGACAAGCTGACACCAGTAAAATCGAAAACTCTGATGATATCTTGGAAGAAAGTGAGATGAAAGAATTACTAGACAGGTCTCCGCCCGCATACATACCACACGAGACCCAATTCAATCATATAAGGCTTTTCGAGACCACAACAGGGTTTGATAACTGA
- the ERG28 gene encoding Erg28p (highly similar to uniprot|P40030 Saccharomyces cerevisiae YER044C ERG28 Endoplasmic reticulum membrane protein may facilitate protein-protein interactions between the Erg26p dehydrogenase and the Erg27p 3- ketoreductase and/or tether these enzymes to the ER also interacts with Erg6p) codes for MLSFTEVSECVQKSLASLAPGYLSKWLLFISVVSIFNSVQTYINIDLTRRVYENKPNETTPLSARTFGTWTLVSCIIRLYGALYLTENHVYQLTFISYVIALLHFGSELLIFRTCKLGTGFLGPLVVSTTSLVWMYCQKEFYTGIPFPF; via the coding sequence ATGCTCAGTTTCACAGAAGTCTCAGAATGTGTTCAAAAGTCATTGGCATCATTGGCACCAGGCTACTTGTCTAAATGGTTACTTTTCATCTCTGTTGTGTCGATCTTTAATTCGGTTCAAACATACATCAATATTGATTTAACCCGTAGAGTGTATGAAAACAAACCAAATGAAACGACTCCGTTGAGCGCACGTACTTTTGGTACCTGGACTTTGGTTTCATGTATTATTAGACTATACGGTGCATTATACTTAACCGAGAACCACGTTTATCAATTGACTTTCATTTCATATGTGATTGCATTGTTGCACTTTGGTTCTGAACTATTGATCTTCCGTACTTGCAAGTTGGGCACTGGTTTCTTAGGCCCATTGGTTGTTTCCACCACATCTTTGGTTTGGATGTATTGCCAAAAGGAATTTTATACTGGCATTCCCTTCCCATTCTAA
- the SRN2 gene encoding ESCRT-I subunit protein SRN2 (weakly similar to uniprot|Q99176 Saccharomyces cerevisiae YLR119W SRN2 Component of the ESCRT-I complex which is involved in ubiquitin-dependent sorting of proteins into the endosome suppressor of rna1-1 mutation may be involved in RNA export from nucleus), translating to MSLPELPPRPDRPKSTESLHCSDVELPQNVDLLTFNDIQQLLQQQDMPKEYAKRFNDNLVQDISNKSVAWKAQAEQLIEGLNKLAENKRHLKGELDSFKKLEFEYMKKWQDLDLLINSKFSNDALKKQLRHNVINLDEKSSHMVNEVPVTDESLDLFLEQYVNERTEYHLQREKLATWEQQDTLRLP from the coding sequence ATGTCATTACCTGAATTACCGCCTAGGCCAGATCGTCCAAAGTCTACCGAATCACTCCATTGCTCCGATGTTGAGCTACCTCAAAATGTGGATCTTTTGACCTTTAACGACATTCAACAGTTACTTCAGCAACAGGATATGCCTAAAGAATACGCAAAACGCTTCAATGATAACTTAGTTCAggatatttcaaataaatcCGTGGCGTGGAAAGCACAAGCTGAACAGTTAATAGAAGGGTTGAATAAATTAGCTGAAAATAAGCGTCATTTGAAGGGAGAATTAGATTCCTTTAAGAAGCTTGAATTCGAATACATGAAAAAATGGCAAgatcttgatcttctgATCAATAGCAAATTCAGCAACGATGCGCTAAAGAAGCAACTGCGACACAATGTGATCAATCTGGATGAAAAATCTTCTCATATGGTTAACGAAGTGCCTGTTACTGACGAATCTCTTGACCTgtttttggaacaataTGTTAATGAGCGCACAGAATATCACCTACAGCGAGAAAAATTGGCAACATGGGAACAACAGGATACTTTGAGATTACCATGA
- the SAN1 gene encoding ubiquitin-protein ligase SAN1 (some similarities with uniprot|P22470 Saccharomyces cerevisiae YDR143C SAN1 Ubiquitin-protein ligase controls turnover of a specific class of unstable nuclear proteins including Sir4p but not Sir2p or Sir3p san1 mutations suppress sir4 spt16 and cdc68 mutations suggesting a role in chromatin silencing), translated as MSDNHDQSRDSAPDRGGSESSENGASGPSRSHFTIAINYASLSGNDEQAGNDAANTAFTPMILRFADVPSDTSSGRLNEVIALASEYIFQTLTRDQRRHSGLTREAFEKLEVQKVDTLDEKTCAICYDDLINDPKDFASTSSKRGREEIGSAESPNSKRQRNEEAAPLPHQEGLPENESDQRVDNELPDPESSAHHTGEQEGGQEDTPTYGHSATVLPCGHVFGRECLYKWTTEHNSCPICRAPILSEEELQALHSSDDTSSRGNNGPDATQQSTFESIRRLLYERSPEPAVVNTIRENQLNTSSAESMTTGTTASNQTDGSRVTENSNTNENRQQPESAQDITNDTNNQSRTFSTSFIFFLSDPNANQPTALTTPPVANTGVTPTAAATTATSPAATGERSTENQQATNPVPVNTADNNTTHAAGRTNTPVITHFNDLPEDNQRLLGNIRAILRRAHEERTSTGRGNDDNNDDNNNNNTATNAENTNSQQNSHVGHDFAQTTRRFFNLLPLLGRRQRGQNTNTQIPSNIQPPPANPHTDPALENRYSAYLEHLNTLRNGNRPSSEANGSRFRLPSFFRLGRNTAGHRHEGGSRTSAPLSNPQIDPLLSSNIFSSGVASYRHANGVRTVNFTGDIPEPPNQTSQTSSSNVDSTTTNSQPTSANIASHTEESSNNHAENPEISAVHTERATSDGNQNNVTDATNE; from the coding sequence ATGTCTGATAACCATGATCAAAGCCGTGATAGTGCTCCTGACCGTGGGGGTAGCGAATCAAGTGAGAACGGTGCAAGCGGCCCATCCAGAAGCCATTTTACAATAGCCATAAATTATGCCAGTTTATCAGGGAATGATGAGCAAGCTGGCAACGATGCTGCTAACACAGCATTCACTCCTATGATTTTGAGATTTGCAGATGTCCCGAGTGATACTTCTTCGGGGAGGCTAAACGAAGTGATAGCGTTAGCCAGCGAATATATTTTCCAGACACTAACCAGGGATCAAAGAAGACACAGTGGACTTACGAGAGAAGCATTTGAGAAACTTGAAGTACAGAAAGTTGATACGCTGGACGAAAAAACCTGTGCTATTTGTTACGATGATTTAATTAATGACCCCAAGGATTTTGCCAGTACTTCATCGAAGAGAGGTCGGGAGGAAATTGGTAGTGCCGAGTCACCGAATTCTAAAAGACAGCGTAATGAAGAAGCAGCACCGCTACCACATCAAGAAGGCCTACCAGAGAACGAATCAGATCAACGTGTAGATAATGAACTGCCTGATCCTGAATCAAGTGCACACCACACAGGAGAACAGGAAGGAGGTCAAGAAGACACTCCTACTTATGGACATTCAGCCACGGTACTTCCTTGTGGTCATGTATTTGGAAGAGAGTGTCTTTACAAATGGACAACAGAACATAACAGCTGTCCGATCTGCAGGGCACCTATCTTAAGCGAAGAGGAATTACAGGCTCTTCACAGCAGCGATGATACGTCCTCAAGAGGAAACAATGGACCAGACGCTACTCAACAATCTACTTTTGAATCCATCAGAAGACTGCTTTATGAACGTTCTCCTGAACCAGCTGTAGTGAACACAATTAGagaaaatcaattgaatactAGTTCAGCAGAAAGCATGACAACTGGCACAACAGCCTCCAATCAAACGGATGGTTCTCGTGTTACGGAAAATTCAAATACTAATGAAAATAGACAGCAACCAGAATCTGCGCAAGATATTACTAATGATACTAATAATCAGTCAAGAACTTTTTCAACCagtttcatatttttcCTATCAGATCCAAATGCCAACCAACCAACGGCTTTAACCACACCCCCAGTTGCTAATACTGGTGTAACTCCTACAGCGGCAGCAACTACTGCCACGTCCCCAGCGGCTACCGGAGAAAGAAGCACAGAAAATCAACAGGCTACGAATCCAGTTCCCGTTAATACCGCTGATAATAATACCACACATGCGGCCGGAAGAACGAATACCCCAGTAATAACCCATTTCAACGATCTGCCGGAAGATAATCAAAGATTGTTGGGAAATATCAGAGCCATTTTACGTAGAGCACACGAAGAAAGAACTAGTACTGGTCGTGGAAACGATGACAATAATGATgacaataacaacaataaTACTGCTACTAATGCGGAAAATACGAACAGTCAGCAGAACAGTCATGTTGGACATGATTTTGCGCAAACGACAAGAAGgtttttcaatttattgCCATTGCTTGGTCGGAGACAGCGAGGTCAAAACACCAATACACAAATTCCGTCAAACATCCAACCACCACCAGCTAATCCACATACTGACCCGGCTCTAGAGAACCGCTATTCTGCATACTTGGAACATTTGAATACATTGCGTAACGGGAACCGCCCTTCTTCGGAGGCTAACGGAAGTAGATTTAGACTACCGTCCTTCTTTAGATTGGGCAGAAATACTGCCGGACATCGTCACGAAGGAGGAAGCAGAACATCAGCTCCTCTGTCCAATCCACAAATTGATCCATTACTAAGTTCCAATATATTCAGCTCCGGAGTCGCTAGCTATCGTCATGCTAACGGAGTTCGGACTGTGAATTTCACGGGAGATATTCCAGAACCTCCAAACCAAACATCTCAAACATCCTCGTCCAATGTTGATTCAACAACTACTAATTCACAGCCAACTTCTGCTAATATTGCATCGCACACAGAGGAATCCTCCAACAACCATGCAGAAAACCCTGAAATTAGTGCAGTGCATACGGAGCGGGCAACTTCTGATGGAAACCAGAATAATGTTACGGATGCTACCAACGAATGA